The following coding sequences lie in one Apium graveolens cultivar Ventura chromosome 1, ASM990537v1, whole genome shotgun sequence genomic window:
- the LOC141672325 gene encoding uncharacterized protein LOC141672325 has product MPPCKSKERPTRNSRQTPEVEESGNTQPQPTDNQGQNLEEGQNQNQNPPQVNNDPAAILLAFLQQQTQNPPEHRRPRAEQTQSTIEKTFEIVGVEEDKKTIFAAFMLKGEANYWWEAKRTIEDNPVIPWERFTTLFLEKYFPRHLEQQMELKFLELKQGSMTVAEYENKFSELSRFVPYHVDTEEKRTRCFQLGLQPWIQNRVAVLEISNYATLVHKASIVESGNDLYPKDKGGVKRKFSINTGNSGMKFDGSKNKKPFMNREDRKMDRSRFGHQDSRGNETKSRTPQTDKAIICHNCGRKGHYARECRQPRKESEVPTLMAPPTQDNRNSSNANVKPTVRTFNMTLKDAITDNDVIIEIKGKPFVVDLIPFKLGEFDVILGMDWLMPYDAQINCRLKKVSLQSLDKKKVILYGQKQTRKFLTMLQARRILRQGCQAYLAFVIDTMKPTPMLEEIPVVKKLEDVFPEDLPCLPPDREIEFTIDLAPGMTPVSKAPYRMAPIEMKKLAMQLQELLNKGVIRPSISP; this is encoded by the exons ATGCCGCCTTGTAAAAGCAAGGAGAGACCCACAAGGAACTCAAGACAAACCCCTGAGGTGGAAGAGAGTGGAAAcactcaacctcaaccaactgATAACCAAGGTCAAAATCTAGAAGAAGGACAGAATCAAAATCAGAATCCACCCCAAGTTAATAATGACCCTGCTGCTATTCTACTTGCGTTTCTACAACAACAAACCCAGAATCCACCTGAACATAGAAGGCCCCGAGCAGAGCAAACTCAGTCTACT ATTGAGAAAACCTTTGAGATTGTGGGAGTAGAAGAAGACAAGAAAACCATCTTTGCTGCATTCATGTTAAAAGGTGAagctaattattggtgggaaGCTAAGAGAACTATCGAAGATAACCCGGTAATTCCATGGGAAAGATTCACTACTTTATTTCTTGAGAAGTATTTCCCCAGACACTTAGAACAACAAATGGAATTAAAGTTTTTAGAACTGAAGCAAGGGAGCATGACTGTCGCAGAATATGAAAATAAGTTCTCCGAACTCTCCAGGTTTGTACCCTACCATGTTGACACTGAAGAAAAGAGAACTAGGTGTTTTCAATTAGGTTTAcaaccatggattcagaatcgAGTTGCGGTACTCGAGATCTCTAACTATGCGACTTTGGTACACAAGGCTTCAATTGTAGAGAGTGGGAACGATCTGTATCCCAAGGATAAGGGAGGTGTAAAGAGAAAGTTTTCGATTAATACGGGGAATTCTGGAATGAAATTCGATGGAAGTAAGAACAAGAAACCATTTATGAATAGGGAGGATCGGAAGATGGATAGGTCACGGTTTGGACATCAAGATAGTCGAGGAAACGAGACCAAATCTAGGACTCCTCAAACT GACAAAGCCATCATTTGCCACAACTGCGGGAGGAAAGGACACTACGCTCGTGAATGTCGTCAACCCCGGAAGGAAAGTGAAGTACCTACACTTATGGCACCACCAACCCAAGACAATCGCAATTCAAGCAATGCCAACGTCAAACCTACCGTACGCACATTCAACATGACCTTAAAGGATGCTATCACTGATAATGATGTCATCATAG AGATTAAAGGGAAGCCTTTTGTTGTGGATCTTATTCCTTTTAAACTGGGAGAATTTGATGTCATactgggaatggattggttgatGCCATACGATGCTCAGATAAATTGTAGGTTAAAGAAGGTTAGCTTACAAAGTCTGGATAAGAAGAAAGTAATTCTTTATGGTCAAAAGCAAACCCGTAAGTTTCTCACTATGTTGCAAGCCAGAAGAATTCTACGCCAAGGTTGTCAAGCATATCTCGCATTCGTTATAGATACAATGAAGCCTACTCCTATGTTAGAAGAAATACCTGTCGTAAAGAAATTAGAGGATGTATTTCCCGAAGACCTACCGTGCTTACCACCTGATAGAGAAATCGAATTCACGATTGATCTCGCTCCAGGGATGACACCTGTTTctaaagctccatatcgaatggcccCCATAGAGATGAAGAAGTTGGCTATGCAACTACAGGAATTGCTAAACAAAGGAGTGATTCGACCCAGTATATCACCGTGa